From a single Brassica napus cultivar Da-Ae chromosome C9, Da-Ae, whole genome shotgun sequence genomic region:
- the LOC106349964 gene encoding putative F-box protein At2g16290: MADWSLLPKDLLELISGRSQTCFEIVHIRSVCSSWRSAIPRPSYRIGLCLNSLLPVFNHKPRFEGHTQCILKKIPVFLFRFQTPFGTDFLLIEVTDGESGEQILMCPFQNRAWRYKDVTTLNTLNSQIIPLGYYYKINFYAITTIRHRTRSESYTKRVAFLRLDGKEFAVVAGVLGDLMMYRSCDKGWTKLEGRFTAYRDMVSFKGKFYVVDMSGQGHVFVIEPSFQITDIQAVTLSPETYDERLVVSGDELFLVQRFTLGTYCNEYKHSWFRLFRLEEDGQRRWVRINDIKDRVVVLGCDWSLCCSAKELPGMKGNSVVFNEPKFRHERIFVFELKTMKTSNAFTECRGYMFGENRESLLSCGILMHRIQTPADGFYDSSSESEIEPQ, translated from the exons ATGGCAGACTGGTCGTTGCTTCCAAAAGACTTGCTGGAACTAATCAGTGGTCGCTCTCAGACATGTTTTGAGATTGTTCACATCCGTTCTGTCTGTAGCTCGTGGCGATCAGCCATACCTCGGCCGAGCTATAGGATCGGATTATGCCTTAATAGCCTTCTACCTGTTTTCAATCACAAGCCTCGGTTCGAAGGCCATACGCAGTGCATACTTAAAAAGATTCCAGTTTTCCTCTTCAGATTCCAGACTCCCTTTGGTACTGACTTTCTGTTGATTGAAGTGACCGACGGAGAATCAGGTGAACAGATATTGATGTGCCCTTTTCAAAATAGAGCTTGGAGATATAAAGATGTGACAACACTCAACACTCTAAACTCTCAAATCATCCCATTGGGTTATTATTACAAG ATAAACTTCTATGCTATAACAACTATACGCCATAGAACACGAAGTGAGAGTTATACCAAGAGAGTTGCGTTTCTTCGTTTGGACGGTAAAGAATTTGCAGTAGTAGCTGGAGTGTTGGGGGATTTAATGATGTATAGAAGCTGTGACAAGGGCTGGACTAAACTCGAGGGTAGGTTTACAGCATATCGAGATATGGTTTCATTCAAAGGCAAGTTTTATGTTGTTGATATGAGTGGACAAGGACATGTTTTTGTTATCGAACCCTCATTTCAAATTACTGATATCCAAGCAGTCACATTGTCTCCCGAGACTTATGATGAGAGACTGGTTGTGTCAGGAGATGAGCTCTTCCTGGTGCAGAGATTTACTCTAGGAACGTATTGTAATGAATATAAGCATTCGTGGTTTAGATTGTTTAGGCTTGAAGAAGATGGCCAGAGGAGATGGGTTCGCATTAATGACATAAAGGACCGAGTGGTGGTTCTTGGTTGTGATTGGAGTCTCTGCTGCTCGGCGAAAGAGCTTCCCGGTATGAAAGGAAACTCCGTTGTGTTCAATGAACCAAAGTTCCGCCATGAGAGAATCTTTGTGTTTGAATTAAAAACCATGAAGACCAGTAATGCTTTTACCGAATGCAGAGGCTATATGTTTGGCGAAAATCGAGAGTCTTTGTTGTCCTGTGGAATTCTGATGCACCGAATCCAGACTCCAGCAGACGGCTTCTATGACTCATCAAGTGAATCTGAAATAGAACCTCAATGA
- the LOC106351484 gene encoding putative F-box protein At2g16290, translating to MADWSLLPKDLLELISGRSQTCFEIVHFRSVCSSWRSAIPRPSYRLGLGLNSLLPVFNHKPWFKQCILKRIAVFLFRFQTPFGTDYLLIGVSEGESGEQVSMCPFHDGSWRYKDVTTLNTRSSQIIFMGFSYKVMSSSWCRDLL from the exons ATGGCAGACTGGTCGTTGCTTCCAAAAGACTTGCTGGAACTAATCAGTGGTCGTTCTCAGACATGTTTTGAGATTGTTCACTTCCGCTCCGTCTGTAGCTCGTGGCGATCAGCGATACCTCGGCCGAGCTATAGGCTCGGATTAGGCCTTAACAGCCTTCTACCTGTTTTCAATCACAAGCCTTGGTTCAAGCAGTGCATACTAAAAAGGATTGCAGTTTTCCTTTTCAGATTCCAGACTCCTTTTGGTACTGATTATCTGTTGATTGGAGTGAGCGAGGGAGAATCAGGTGAACAGGTATCGATGTGCCCTTTTCATGATGGTAGTTGGAGATataaagatgtgacaactctcAACACTCGTAGCTCTCAAATCATCTTCATGGGCTTTTCCTacaag GTGATGAGCTCTTCCTGGTGCAGAGATTTACTCTAG
- the LOC106351485 gene encoding putative F-box protein At2g16290 gives MADWSLLHKDLLERINGCFETCFEIVHFRSVCSSWRSAISLPSYKLGLGVSCLLPAFNHDPRFEVDTQCMLEKIPVFLLRFQTPFGIDYMLVGTSERKSGKQKLLSPFTDYGLASKSGIILNTLSCQIIPLGHYYKIRFYAITTRRSRTRRQSYAIRVAFLPLDSKDDREFAIVAGVFGDLMMYRSCDKVWIKMEGRFKSYRDMVLFKGEVYVVDMSGRGHVFVIDPSKLVTEILSVTQSHESFDERLVISGEELLLVQRFTPGAYGHEYMHTWFKLFRLEEEGQNKRWVPIDDLEDRVVFLGYEHDWNLCYSANELPGMIRNCVMFIEPSGVFDRIRVFDLRTQRTRKASECSGCIDMYSQNVESSFLCGILATPNPTISIYDLSSESE, from the exons ATGGCAGACTGGTCGCTGCTTCACAAAGACTTGTTGGAACGAATCAATGGTTGTTTTGAGACATGTTTTGAGATTGTTCACTTCCGCTCTGTCTGCAGCTCGTGGCGATCGGCCATATCTCTTCCCAGCTATAAGCTTGGCTTAGGCGTTAGTTGCCTTCTTCCTGCTTTCAACCATGACCCTCGGTTTGAAGTCGATACACAGTGCATGCTTGAAAAgattccagttttccttttGAGATTCCAGACTCCCTTTGGTATTGATTATATGCTGGTAGGCACGAGCGAGAGGAAATCTGGTAAACAGAAGTTGCTGTCTCCTTTTACAGATTATGGATTGGCAAGTAAATCTGGGATTATTCTAAACACCCTTAGCTGCCAGATCATCCCCTTGGGTCACTACTACAAG ATAAGGTTTTACGCTATAACAACGAGACGTTCTAGAACACGACGTCAGAGTTATGCTATACGAGTTGCATTTCTTCCATTGGATAGCAAAGATGATAGGGAATTTGCAATAGTAGCTGGAGTCTTTGGTGATTTAATGATGTATAGAAGTTGTGACAAGGTATGGATTAAAATGGAGGGTCGGTTTAAATCATATCGAGATATGGTCTTATTTAAAGGAGAGGTTTATGTTGTTGATATGAGTGGACGGGGACATGTCTTCGTTATCGACCCCTCCAAGCTAGTTACTGAGATCCTCTCAGTCACACAGTCTCATGAGTCTTTTGACGAGAGATTGGTTATCTCAGGAGAAGAGCTCTTGCTTGTGCAGAGATTCACGCCAGGGGCTTATGGTCATGAATATATGCATACATGGTTCAAATTGTTTAGGCTCGAAGAGGAAGGCCAGAACAAGAGATGGGTTCCGATTGATGACTTAGAGGACCGAGTAGTGTTTCTTGGGTATGAGCATGACTGGAATCTCTGCTATTCGGCAAATGAGCTGCCGGGTATGATAAGAAACTGCGTTATGTTCATTGAACCTAGTGGCGTCTTTGATAGGATCCGTGTGTTTGACTTAAGAACTCAAAGGACCCGTAAGGCATCCGAATGCAGTGGCTGTATCGATATGTATAGCCAAAATGTAGAATCTTCGTTTCTTTGTGGAATTTTGGCGACGCCAAATCCAACAATCAGCATCTATGACTTATCAAGTGAATCTGAATAA